The sequence CGGGGATGAAGGTGCTGTCGCACGGGTTCGATGCGGACCTGGGGGGCAGGGACTTCGACGAGGTGCTGTTCGAGCATTTCGCCGAGGAGTTCAGGGACAGGTATAAGATCGATGTCGTGGGGCATGTAAAGGCGAGTATGAGGTTGAGGGCAGCGTGCGAGAAGGCGAAGAAGGTTCTGAGCGCGAATGCGGAGGCTGTGGTGAACATCGAGTGCTTGATGGAGGAGAAGGATGTCAGGGGGGTGATTCGGAGGGATGAATTCGAGAAGCTATGTGCTGGACTGCTGGAGAGGGTTGTTGAACCTTGCAAGAGGGCGGTGGCAGATTCAAGGATTGGATTGGAGAAGCTGCATTCTGTGGAACTCGTTGGGTCTGGTTCTCGGGTACCTTCCATTGCCAAGGTGCTTGCAGGATTCTTCAGAAGGGAACCTAGTCGCACACTCAATGCTAGTGAGTGTGTGGCTCGGGGGTGTGCCTTGCAGTGTGCGATGCTTAGTCCTGCATTCCGTGTTCGGGAGTATGAGGTATGATTGCACTTTATATTGTTGAGTATAACATGTATGCTCTATGTGCTAATTGAAGCAGGTGAGACTGCTGGTTGTATAGTGAGAATTGCCACATTCATTGCATTTCAGGTGCAAGATGCTATTCCTGCTTCGATAGGATTTAGCACAAGAGAAGGCCCAATTTCGACATTGTCAAGTAATGCATTATTCCGGAGAGGACTGCCATTTCCCAGTGTCAAAACAATTACTCTGCATAAGAACAGCAGTTTTAATTTGGATGCATATTATGTGGATGAGAATGAATTGCCTCCTGGTACCTCAGCAAACATTGGTAGTTTCCAGGTATGCTGTCAGCTCATTTGAACTATAAAAGATGATCATACTGTAATCCTTTTTTGCTCCAGATGTATGTTCCATTAGATTCTTACGATGTTAATATTGTTTTACTTCTGTATCGACACTATATCCTTACAACTCGCGAGACAGGTATACttcatttcatcaccaatgttTCTGTATAAATGTTAGTGAATGCCTACCTCCTTACTTATAATGCCAAAAATTAACTTGGGCACCTGTGCTCAACTTTTTCATGTGTGCTGCTGGTTGGTCATCTAATGAATGCTATAGCCTATAGATCTTCTGCTGAGGACTTTGAGGGGCGTGTGCCTACTTAGTTCTCCTTGGTAGTTTAATGAATTAAACTTCTAGAGTGATCAAATAACTGCACACCATGATTTACAAATGACCCTTTTGGGGTTGATATTAATGCATAGCTTGCCTCTTCACAAATGTTTGTCTTCAATATGAGCATTTTCTTATAAAAAACATGACCATTGGAACTGTAGGGTTCCTAGAAAATGTGGTGTCTCATGTCTGGGTAGGTAGTTTTGCCACTCCATTCTGTAAGATCCATGTGTGTTAGCAGAAAAACGAGTACTGTGATGTACGGGAATAAAGGACTGTTATGAAATGTGATAATGTAATCTAATACCAGTGTTGTGGAAATTGGCTTGTTGCCAGATGGCTACTGCTGTGGGTGTACGACCAGCCCACCAGGGTTTGAGTTCGATTCCAACTCTGTGTTGGTGTTCACTGATTCTTACTCATGTCTCGCTTCATTCTTCAATGTACTAAAAACATGTGTTCGTACTGTCAAAATTTCTTTCACTCTGAACTCTAGGTTCTCAGGCCATAACTTTTCGTTTATGCTAACTCCACATGATTCTTGGCATCATCTTTAAGACTTCTTATATTCTCTTGGTTAGTGCTAGTCACGTATGTCACATGACTCTGGCTACAATTCACTAGCTTTTCGTTCAATGATGTTGCACTGTTTTAATCTTTGAATAATCTAAACCTTGATTTGTTGTAATATTATTTATAATTCATTTAAGTTGTCTTGTTACAGATTGGCCCATTCCAAGCACATACCGAAGCTTCTAAAGTCAAAGTAAAAGTCCGTTTGAATCTACATGGTCTCATTTCAGTCGAATCTGCTGCTGTAAGGGTCAATTTTCTTATTCATAGCTAGCTTAGTTATGTCTTGCAGTTGATATGTTCAACTCCTAACTTTTCAAACTTCCTCAGTTGATAGATGATTATCAAAGGAATGCGAATTCTGCTGACCATACACAGGTGGATTCCAGTGGTGATGATATGGTAATGGGTTATTTATCATATACGGAGCATAGATCTGTGTGTGTTCCTCTGATTACCACAATAGGTTCTTATGTAGATTCCACCATCACCATCAGCAGCTGGCAATCTTGTAATGTTGCTTGCAATAAGAAGTAAATGTGGTGTAAGTGTAGTAACTAGCAAGCATGTAATATTTTGCTTGCATTGTTTCCGTACCAATTGGGTTGACTATAAATGTGCAAGAACCTTATTAAATCTGCTTGAAGAAGGCATCATATGATTAATTATGTTGGGAAACTGAAAGTAATATAAAAAGTTCTGCCCACAGTTTTCTCTTGGGTTTCGTCTTCCTTTGAGTGGCTGGCCTTTTTACATTGGCTCTGCAACCCTATCGCAACTCTCTCCCTTTTGCGAAGGCCGAAGGAGCCCTTCCACCTTTATCCAGGCTTGGGGCTCAATATGTAGAAACACGACATAACATAACTATAGGTGTAACATGTCTCAAATTATGGCCAGTTATTGAGGTGCCTCAACTGCCATTATATGCAGGGTGACAAGTCAAGAAGTGAAAGGTCTATCCACCGGCAGGATTTGCCAGTCGCTGAGTACATTTATGGTGCAATGAGCAAGCAGGAATTGCTGGAGGCTCAGGAGCAAGAGCAACAACTGGCTTATCAGGATAAACTTATGGAACGGACAAAAGACAGTAAGAATGCATTGGAATCTTATGTATATGACACCCGCAATAAGGTAATGATCTGTAacccttttttatttcttttccatACCTAAAGTTTGTTGGCTTATAAGTTGTTTTCTAGCTTTCTGAGAGGTACCGGAGTTTTGCTACTGATTCAGAAAGGGAAGAAATATCAGTTAATCTACAACAGACTGAAGAATGGCTTTACGAAGAAGGTGATAATGAGACAGAAGCGGTTTATTGTAGTAAACTTGAGGAACTGAGAAAGGTAAATGGAAATTCTTGTTGATCTTTCTGTCTTGATGCATTAGACCTTTTTTTCTTCAATTCACGCAAATATATTTTCTTGTTCTTTC comes from Panicum virgatum strain AP13 chromosome 4K, P.virgatum_v5, whole genome shotgun sequence and encodes:
- the LOC120704233 gene encoding heat shock 70 kDa protein 16-like isoform X2, whose amino-acid sequence is MSVVGFDVGNDTLVAAAARQRGIDVLLNAESKRESPAAVAFSHNARLIGSHAASASASHAPFSSVKRLLLGATGRDPASSLLRDLPRLPFPVSRAADGAAVVHADHIGRRIALSPTHLLSMLLAYLKQLAEADLGGAPVADCVISVPCYFTQAQRRAYLDAAAVAGLRPLRLMHDLAATALGYGLYRNDLGSAGGPTHVAFVDVGQCDTQVAVVAFDASGMKVLSHGFDADLGGRDFDEVLFEHFAEEFRDRYKIDVVGHVKASMRLRAACEKAKKVLSANAEAVVNIECLMEEKDVRGVIRRDEFEKLCAGLLERVVEPCKRAVADSRIGLEKLHSVELVGSGSRVPSIAKVLAGFFRREPSRTLNASECVARGCALQCAMLSPAFRVREYEVQDAIPASIGFSTREGPISTLSSNALFRRGLPFPSVKTITLHKNSSFNLDAYYVDENELPPGTSANIGSFQIGPFQAHTEASKVKVKVRLNLHGLISVESAALIDDYQRNANSADHTQVDSSGDDMGDKSRSERSIHRQDLPVAEYIYGAMSKQELLEAQEQEQQLAYQDKLMERTKDSKNALESYVYDTRNKLSERYRSFATDSEREEISVNLQQTEEWLYEEGDNETEAVYCSKLEELRKLVDPIEYRCKDDEVRAEATRELLKCIVDHRMAAKSLSTSEREAVDNECNKAEQWLREGLQLQESLPKNVDPILCSYEIKRRGEELDMFCQNIARHMGSPARRDGSRGSDHMHTPDRD
- the LOC120704233 gene encoding heat shock 70 kDa protein 16-like isoform X1, translated to MSVVGFDVGNDTLVAAAARQRGIDVLLNAESKRESPAAVAFSHNARLIGSHAASASASHAPFSSVKRLLLGATGRDPASSLLRDLPRLPFPVSRAADGAAVVHADHIGRRIALSPTHLLSMLLAYLKQLAEADLGGAPVADCVISVPCYFTQAQRRAYLDAAAVAGLRPLRLMHDLAATALGYGLYRNDLGSAGGPTHVAFVDVGQCDTQVAVVAFDASGMKVLSHGFDADLGGRDFDEVLFEHFAEEFRDRYKIDVVGHVKASMRLRAACEKAKKVLSANAEAVVNIECLMEEKDVRGVIRRDEFEKLCAGLLERVVEPCKRAVADSRIGLEKLHSVELVGSGSRVPSIAKVLAGFFRREPSRTLNASECVARGCALQCAMLSPAFRVREYEVQDAIPASIGFSTREGPISTLSSNALFRRGLPFPSVKTITLHKNSSFNLDAYYVDENELPPGTSANIGSFQIGPFQAHTEASKVKVKVRLNLHGLISVESAALIDDYQRNANSADHTQVDSSGDDMYMQGDKSRSERSIHRQDLPVAEYIYGAMSKQELLEAQEQEQQLAYQDKLMERTKDSKNALESYVYDTRNKLSERYRSFATDSEREEISVNLQQTEEWLYEEGDNETEAVYCSKLEELRKLVDPIEYRCKDDEVRAEATRELLKCIVDHRMAAKSLSTSEREAVDNECNKAEQWLREGLQLQESLPKNVDPILCSYEIKRRGEELDMFCQNIARHMGSPARRDGSRGSDHMHTPDRD